From a region of the Thalassospira sp. TSL5-1 genome:
- a CDS encoding ParA family protein, which produces MAKIINLFNHKGGVSKTTTVFNLGWMLGSLGKRVIIADFDPQCNLTGMVLGFKGVEDLDGVYTSSPANNVKDALSPAFESKPFKIDGSECMCVNGNGNLFLLPGHIGIAEYETTLGIAQELSGSLLALKNLPGSIRYMLDRTAEKYNADFVLVDMSPSLGPINQNLLMTSDHFIVPLHPDYFSSMALSSLTKTLPRWKKWATTASSLDVLTDADYPFPNTNTSFIGAIVQKYRPRNGRASSAFQHWIDDLTSGLKDKLIPMLIENDLLDAVLFEEITGSKPWNPILEVADFNSLIALSQEHQVPVYALEKSKVNQTGAVWDQTERSMSAFEKAFRDCAENVILLSE; this is translated from the coding sequence ATGGCAAAAATAATAAATTTGTTTAATCATAAGGGCGGTGTGAGTAAAACGACAACGGTATTTAATCTTGGGTGGATGCTGGGGAGCCTTGGTAAGCGTGTCATTATTGCTGATTTTGATCCTCAATGTAATCTGACAGGAATGGTTTTAGGATTTAAAGGTGTCGAGGACTTGGATGGTGTGTACACTTCTAGTCCAGCGAATAATGTTAAAGACGCACTCTCCCCAGCCTTTGAGTCTAAACCATTCAAAATAGATGGCTCAGAGTGCATGTGTGTTAATGGGAATGGAAACCTTTTTTTGTTGCCAGGGCATATTGGAATAGCGGAATATGAGACAACACTAGGTATTGCTCAGGAGCTCAGCGGTTCCCTTCTTGCTCTTAAAAATCTTCCTGGGTCTATTCGTTATATGTTGGACCGTACAGCCGAGAAATATAATGCAGACTTTGTGTTGGTTGATATGAGTCCCAGCCTGGGGCCAATTAATCAGAATCTCTTGATGACAAGTGATCATTTCATCGTGCCACTTCATCCTGACTATTTTTCTTCAATGGCATTGTCATCTCTTACAAAGACGTTACCTCGTTGGAAGAAATGGGCAACCACAGCTAGTTCTCTCGATGTTTTGACTGACGCAGATTATCCTTTTCCAAACACAAATACGTCATTTATCGGCGCGATCGTTCAAAAATATAGGCCGCGTAATGGTAGGGCAAGCAGCGCATTTCAGCATTGGATCGATGATTTGACCTCAGGTTTGAAAGATAAATTAATTCCAATGTTAATCGAAAATGATTTGCTTGATGCGGTTTTGTTCGAAGAAATTACGGGGTCAAAGCCATGGAATCCTATTCTGGAAGTTGCTGATTTTAATAGTTTAATTGCATTGTCTCAAGAGCATCAAGTTCCAGTTTATGCGCTTGAGAAAAGCAAGGTTAACCAAACGGGTGCAGTTTGGGATCAGACGGAGAGGTCAATGAGTGCTTTTGAAAAAGCATTCCGTGACTGTGCCGAGAATGTGATTTTGCTTTCGGAATAG
- a CDS encoding HEPN domain-containing protein, with protein MKPIQYYEGVWSRCDQLQSLFLYLNSNTSSVVDLSDLLRAEWSMRVSALDLYVHELVAQNMLSIFQGNRAICDGFQRYKLKASTLLRIRGSVNAFEVDNAFDLDVREYLSALTFQRSNSIADGVRMISPIVLWDAVCQILGADGRSLKNMKQDIKSQLDLICDRRNKIVHEGDLNNTFPRGLRPVARGEVDFVKMHIDRIVRAIDSCV; from the coding sequence ATGAAGCCGATTCAATATTATGAGGGAGTATGGTCTAGGTGTGACCAGCTGCAGTCTCTATTTTTGTATTTAAATAGCAATACATCTAGTGTTGTTGACTTAAGTGATTTGTTGCGTGCCGAGTGGTCGATGAGAGTCAGCGCACTCGATCTTTACGTGCATGAACTGGTTGCTCAAAATATGTTGTCGATATTTCAAGGAAATAGGGCCATTTGTGATGGCTTTCAGCGTTATAAATTGAAAGCGAGTACTTTGCTGAGAATTAGGGGTTCTGTAAATGCTTTTGAAGTAGATAATGCATTTGATTTAGATGTCCGTGAGTATCTAAGTGCGTTAACTTTTCAAAGATCAAATAGTATTGCGGACGGAGTCAGGATGATCTCTCCTATAGTATTGTGGGACGCTGTTTGTCAAATTCTGGGTGCCGACGGAAGGTCTTTGAAAAACATGAAGCAGGATATTAAGTCTCAGTTAGACTTAATTTGCGATAGAAGAAATAAGATTGTGCATGAGGGTGATTTGAATAATACTTTTCCTCGAGGGTTGAGACCTGTTGCGCGCGGTGAGGTTGACTTTGTCAAAATGCATATTGATCGCATCGTGAGGGCAATTGATTCGTGTGTTTGA
- a CDS encoding Lrp/AsnC family transcriptional regulator: protein MDDLDRSLIAELRINARASVPKLADLLGVAPGTVKSRMTRLEQNGVIAGYTVRLHEDASDGTIRGVIMMELSGRNVKALVATLRKTLSFRTLHTTNGEWDLIAEVKVGSLPEFNRIVTHIRSMDGIAKTETYLFLGPT, encoded by the coding sequence ATGGACGATCTGGACCGCAGCCTGATTGCCGAATTGCGCATTAATGCCCGCGCATCGGTGCCCAAACTGGCCGACCTTTTGGGCGTGGCACCGGGCACGGTAAAATCGCGCATGACCCGTCTCGAACAAAACGGCGTCATTGCCGGTTACACCGTGCGATTGCACGAAGATGCCAGTGATGGCACCATTCGCGGGGTGATAATGATGGAGCTCTCGGGTCGCAACGTGAAGGCCCTAGTGGCAACATTACGCAAAACCCTCAGCTTTCGCACCCTTCACACCACCAATGGTGAATGGGACCTGATTGCTGAGGTTAAAGTTGGCAGCCTGCCGGAATTTAACCGCATCGTTACCCATATCCGCAGTATGGACGGCATTGCCAAAACCGAAACCTATTTGTTTTTGGGGCCTACGTAA